The following are encoded together in the Triticum dicoccoides isolate Atlit2015 ecotype Zavitan chromosome 6B, WEW_v2.0, whole genome shotgun sequence genome:
- the LOC119325373 gene encoding dynamin-related protein 1A-like, with protein MEDLTSLVNKLQLACTTLADNDVGSALPTDWDELPFIAVMGDQGSGKSSLLEAIVGKDFLPRGSGIATRRPLIVHLFKTEEGTEYAKFLHQPDKTYEDFAEVSMEIVDETDRETGSPYGISSVPIRLSIFSPNVVNLTLIDLPGLTKIAVDDGSVSIVQEIENMVRAFIEKPNCIILAISPADQDLSNSETVNISREVDPKGERTLGVLTKIDLMENKASVVNILEGRTCRFHFPWVGVVNRSQKDININMDIISARCRERDYFGNTPEYKHLAHRMGLEHLIRSLGKHLESYIKTRVGGYLSAKSSIKSTVIKKSRLQSYTLRAYGTFPTYHVRTEGEPHDMYFECTVHVQGHMFVSATRHRRRKDAEEDASDVAYTALMGNETLETLLGLLNKDTICKVGLLLQYACKKKVADPVYASSKVAGGIQRTLWLSTVVLEDKTYIGEVSNTKRLSIQKAASAAASSMLEAGDDLMIKLLLAKRLKTEVPRRKRDRGAQEEDRLYSLRSFLLRILDLCQVKLYKV; from the exons ATGGAGGACCTGACGTCCCTCGTCAACAAGCTGCAGCTTGCCTGCACCACTCTCGCCGACAACGACGTGGGGAGCGCCCTCCCCACTGACTGGGACGAGCTGCCCTTCATCGCCGTCATGGGAGACCAG GGTTCCGGCAAGTCATCACTGCTTGAGGCTATTGTTGGAAAGGATTTCCTACCCAGGGGTTCAG GCATTGCCACCCGTCGCCCTTTGATTGTGCATCTATTTAAAACTGAAGAAGGAACCGAATATGCAAAGTTCTTGCATCAACCCGACAAAACGTATGAAGATTTTG CTGAAGTCAGTATGGAGATAGTTGATGAAACTGACCGAGAAACCGGCTCTCCTTATGGAATATCATCTGTCCCCATCCGTTTAAGCATATTTTCCCCAAACG TTGTGAATCTGACTCTAATTGATCTTCCTGGGCTTACTAAAATTGCTGTTG ACGACGGATCAGTCAGTATAGTTCAGGAAATTGAAAACATGGTTCGAGCATTCATCGAAAAG CCCAACTGTATCATTCTCGCCATTTCTCCAGCcgaccaagatctttcaaattctgaaACAGTCAATATTTCACGGGAAGTTGACCCAAAAG GTGAAAGAACCCTTGGTGTGCTCACCAAAATTGATCTGATGGAGAACAAAGCAAGTGTTGTTAAT ATACTGGAAGGAAGAACTTGCCGGTTCCACTTTCCATGGGTTGGTGTTGTCAACCGATCCCAGAAAGACATTAACATCAACATGGACATAATTTCTGCCAGATGTAGAGAGCGTGACTATTTTGGTAACACACCAGAATACAAGCATCTCGCTCATAGAATGGGATTAGAACATTTGATCAGAAGTTTGGGAAAG CATTTGGAATCTTATATTAAAACAAGAGTAGGTGGTTATCTGTCCGCTAAAAGTTCCATCAAATCTACAG TGATAAAGAAAAGCAGGCTGCAAAGCTATACGCTCAGAGCCTATGGTACATTTCCCACGTACCACGTGCGTACGGAAGGTGAGCCACATGACATGTACTTTGAATGCACAGTGCACGTGCAAGGCCACATGTTTGTTTCAGCAACGCGTCACCGCCGTCGCAAAGATGCGGAGGAGGATGCTTCGGATGTTGCCTACACAGCATTGATGGGAAATGAGACGCTAGAGACTTTACTTGGCTTGCTTAACAAG GATACAATATGCAAGGTTGGACTTCTGCTACAATACGCatgcaagaagaaggttgcagaCCCAGTGTATGCGTCCTCCAAGGTGGCTGGAGGGATCCAGAGGACACTCTGGCTTTCCACAGTTGTCTTGGAAGACAAGACTTATATTGGGGAGGTTTCAAATACAAAGCGTTTGTCAATCCAGAAAGctgcttccgcagccgcttcctcGATGCTTGAGGCCGGAGATGACTTGATGATCAAGTTGCTTCTTGCCAAGAGGCTCAAGACCGAGGTGCCCAGGAGAAAGAGAGACCGAGGTGCCCAGGAAGAAGATagattgtactccctccggtcctttttactccgtatattagatttgtgtcaagtcaaactttacaaagtttga